The Zalophus californianus isolate mZalCal1 chromosome X, mZalCal1.pri.v2, whole genome shotgun sequence genome window below encodes:
- the LOC113931444 gene encoding periphilin-1-like isoform X2, with protein sequence MATFSLKRPRKQKLSPTTPPTWGQLKTFTQRVERVLEMTRSTKIPEHLFLAMLAVVTCASAQYGFHPSSPGPYGGLDPGYCALKKRVSAQNLHHRVLWQWLF encoded by the exons ATGGCAACATTCTCCTTGAAGAGACCTCGAAAACAAAAATTGTCCCCGACAACACCCCCAACTTGGGGGCAACTGAAGACCTTCACTCAGAGGGTGGAGCGAGTCCTGGAGATGACCAGATCTACCAAAATCCCTGAACATTTGTTCCTGGCTATGTTAGCAGTGGTGACATGTGCCTCTGCG CAGTATGGATTCCATCCTTCTTCTCCAGGACCATATGGGGGTCTGGATCCCG GATACTGTGCTCTCAAAAAACGAGTGAGTGCTCAAAACCTCCATCACAGAGTGCTATGGCAGTGGctgttttga
- the LOC113931444 gene encoding periphilin-1-like isoform X3 codes for MATFSLKRPRKQKLSPTTPPTWGQLKTFTQRVERVLEMTRSTKIPEHLFLAMLAVVTCASAYGFHPSSPGPYGGLDPGYCALKKRVSAQNLHHRVLWQWLF; via the exons ATGGCAACATTCTCCTTGAAGAGACCTCGAAAACAAAAATTGTCCCCGACAACACCCCCAACTTGGGGGCAACTGAAGACCTTCACTCAGAGGGTGGAGCGAGTCCTGGAGATGACCAGATCTACCAAAATCCCTGAACATTTGTTCCTGGCTATGTTAGCAGTGGTGACATGTGCCTCTGCG TATGGATTCCATCCTTCTTCTCCAGGACCATATGGGGGTCTGGATCCCG GATACTGTGCTCTCAAAAAACGAGTGAGTGCTCAAAACCTCCATCACAGAGTGCTATGGCAGTGGctgttttga
- the LOC113931444 gene encoding endogenous retrovirus group K member 18 Env polyprotein-like isoform X1, translating into MGIMTTLSFNFSEVNTTSTLGKFDDPVCTTIFYKHYVFEPIYWSHCRGPHGKILMLNNRMVADWGPHGKFLNNCSEDVNSTICDYITNIRWNHTDHGTYTHHHTKGLMTWHEGGLAPPWPHLVTDKDHVGPEHWDLWKLPAALASLYFYAGNFSGTSQSSSDYWFTYNSLISIQACVHLPYLIAIGEIEVNYIMRNIDCPNCRLYTCFNHYHLFQQQYGFHPSSPGPYGGLDPGYCALKKRVSAQNLHHRVLWQWLF; encoded by the exons ATGGGAATAATGACCactttatcatttaattttagtGAGGTCAACACAACTAGCACACTGGGAAAATTTGATGATCCTGTCTGTACTACAATCTTCTATAAACATTATGTTTTTGAGCCTATATACTGGTCCCACTGCAGGGGACCCCATGGAAAAATCCTTATGTTAAATAATAGAATGGTGGCAGATTGGGGCCCACATGGGAAGTTTTTAAATAACTGTTCTGAGGATGTGAATAGCACCATATGTGATTACATTACTAATATTAGGTGGAATCACACTGACCATGGTACTTATACCCATCATCATACTAAAGGGTTAATGACATGGCATGAAGGAGGACTGGCACCTCCTTGGCCTCATTTGGTAACTGATAAAGACCATGTGGGGCCAGAACACTGGGATCTTTGGAAGCTCCCAGCTGCACTGGCATCCTTATATTTTTATGCAGGAAATTTCTCAGGGACATCTCAGTCTTCGAGTGATTATTGGTTTACTTACAATTCTTTGATATCCATACAAGCCTGTGTTCATTTACCTTATCTCATCGCAATAGGAGAAATAGAAGTTAACTATATTATGAGGAACATTGATTGTCCCAACTGCCGGTTGTATACTTGTTTTAATCATTACCATCTCTTTCAACAGCAGTATGGATTCCATCCTTCTTCTCCAGGACCATATGGGGGTCTGGATCCCG GATACTGTGCTCTCAAAAAACGAGTGAGTGCTCAAAACCTCCATCACAGAGTGCTATGGCAGTGGctgttttga